In Candidatus Acetothermia bacterium, the DNA window AACCTCGGTCGAGTCCAAAGCTCCCTCCTTCATCGCCACAGGAACCCGGCGTCCACCGGGACGATGGCCCCGGTGATCCCAGACGCGGCCGGGGAGGCGAGGAACGCCACGGCCCGCGCCACCTCCTCCACCTTGGTCACCCGGCCCAGGGCGAACCGGGGCAGCCACGCCCGGTGCTCGGGGTCCTCCGGGTCGAACGCGTTGTCCGCCCAGGTCAGGGCGACCCCGCAGGCGCGGATCCCCCGGTCGCCGAACTCGGCGGCCAGGGCCCGGGTGAGGGCCACCGCCGCCCCGTTCGTCGCCGCGTACGCGGCCTCCCCGGCCCCGTCCCGCAGGCCGACGGTGGACAGGACGTTCACGATCACCCCTTCCCCGCGCCTGAGCATCCCTGGCAGGACCCGACGGGCGGTGAGGTAGTAGGCGAACCCCTTGTACAGGAGCTGGTCCCGCCACTCGTCGGCCGTGTACGCCAGAAACGGTTTGCACAGGGCGCTCGTGGCGTTGTT includes these proteins:
- a CDS encoding SDR family oxidoreductase, which gives rise to MGEPTPLAGTVAWVTGSTRGIGRAVALELARDGADVAVHGRTSRGEAVRDAIAALGRRSTLVLGDTRDPTEVDRMAGEIEGRLGPVDILVNNATSALCKPFLAYTADEWRDQLLYKGFAYYLTARRVLPGMLRRGEGVIVNVLSTVGLRDGAGEAAYAATNGAAVALTRALAAEFGDRGIRACGVALTWADNAFDPEDPEHRAWLPRFALGRVTKVEEVARAVAFLASPAASGITGAIVPVDAGFLWR